One Mixta gaviniae genomic window carries:
- the ribD gene encoding bifunctional diaminohydroxyphosphoribosylaminopyrimidine deaminase/5-amino-6-(5-phosphoribosylamino)uracil reductase RibD — protein MRDEAFMARALELARRGRFTTTPNPNVGCVIVRDGVIVGEGWHRRAGEPHAEVHALRMAGDRARGATAYVTLEPCSHHGRTPPCCDALIAAGVSRVVAAMQDPNPEVAGRGLYRLQQAGVAVSHGLMMAEAEALNRGFLKRMRTGFPFVQLKLGASLDGRTAMASGESQWITSPQARRDVQRLRAQSSAILSSSATVLADDPALTVRWEELGEQIQAAYPQENLRQPVRVVIDSQNRVTPQHRVLQQPGESWLARLTADESQPWPPTARQLLVPAREGRVDLVSLMMLLGKQQINHVWVEAGAQLAGALLTAGVVDELIVYLAPKLLGEEARGLCSLPGLTHLQDAPAFRFSEAVPVGPDLRLTLRPV, from the coding sequence ATGCGTGATGAAGCATTTATGGCGCGCGCGCTGGAGCTGGCGCGGCGCGGACGTTTTACCACTACTCCAAATCCCAACGTCGGCTGCGTGATCGTGCGCGACGGCGTTATCGTCGGCGAAGGCTGGCACCGGCGCGCCGGTGAGCCGCACGCCGAGGTGCATGCGCTGCGCATGGCGGGCGATCGCGCGCGCGGCGCCACCGCCTATGTGACGCTGGAGCCGTGCAGCCATCATGGCCGCACGCCACCCTGTTGCGACGCGCTGATCGCCGCCGGCGTAAGCCGTGTGGTGGCAGCGATGCAGGATCCGAATCCCGAAGTGGCCGGGCGCGGCCTCTATCGTCTGCAGCAGGCGGGCGTCGCCGTCAGCCACGGCTTGATGATGGCGGAGGCGGAGGCGCTGAACCGCGGCTTTTTAAAGCGGATGCGCACCGGATTCCCCTTCGTGCAGCTTAAACTAGGTGCGTCGCTGGATGGCCGTACGGCGATGGCCAGCGGCGAGAGCCAGTGGATAACCTCGCCGCAGGCGCGCCGTGACGTACAGCGCCTGCGCGCGCAGAGTTCGGCGATCCTCAGCAGCAGCGCTACGGTGCTGGCGGATGACCCGGCGCTAACGGTGCGCTGGGAGGAGCTGGGCGAACAGATCCAGGCGGCGTATCCGCAAGAAAATTTACGCCAGCCGGTACGGGTGGTGATCGACAGCCAGAATCGGGTGACGCCGCAGCATCGCGTGCTGCAGCAGCCGGGCGAAAGCTGGCTGGCGCGCCTGACAGCCGATGAAAGCCAGCCGTGGCCGCCGACAGCGCGCCAGCTGCTGGTGCCGGCGCGCGAGGGCCGCGTTGATCTGGTCTCGCTGATGATGCTGCTGGGCAAACAGCAGATTAACCATGTCTGGGTGGAAGCGGGTGCGCAGCTGGCGGGCGCGCTGCTGACCGCCGGCGTGGTGGATGAGCTGATTGTTTATCTGGCCCCGAAACTGCTGGGCGAGGAGGCGCGCGGCCTGTGCAGCTTGCCGGGGCTGACGCATCTGCAGGATGCGCCGGCCTTTCGCTTTAGCGAGGCGGTGCCGGTTGGCCCCGATTTGCGCCTGACGCTCCGGCCGGTATAA
- the ribH gene encoding 6,7-dimethyl-8-ribityllumazine synthase, whose amino-acid sequence MKIIEAAVATPEAKVAIIIARFNNFINESLLDGAIDALKRIGQVKEENITVIWVPGAYELPMTARAVANAGKHDAVIALGTVIRGGTAHFEYVAGEASSGLASVAMNSDIPVAFGVLTTENIEQAIERAGTKAGNKGAEAALTALEMINVLKAIKA is encoded by the coding sequence ATGAAAATTATCGAAGCTGCTGTTGCCACGCCGGAGGCGAAAGTCGCCATCATTATTGCGCGTTTCAACAACTTCATTAATGAAAGCCTGCTGGATGGCGCGATCGACGCACTGAAACGCATCGGTCAGGTGAAAGAAGAAAATATCACCGTCATCTGGGTGCCGGGCGCCTATGAATTACCTATGACGGCCCGCGCCGTCGCCAATGCCGGTAAGCACGACGCGGTTATTGCCTTAGGCACCGTGATCCGTGGCGGCACCGCGCACTTCGAATATGTTGCCGGCGAAGCCAGCTCTGGCCTTGCCAGCGTCGCGATGAACAGCGACATTCCGGTCGCCTTCGGCGTCCTGACCACGGAAAATATCGAGCAGGCGATTGAACGCGCCGGTACCAAAGCGGGCAACAAAGGTGCGGAAGCCGCACTGACCGCGCTCGAAATGATTAACGTATTGAAAGCCATTAAAGCCTGA
- the nusB gene encoding transcription antitermination factor NusB: protein MKPAARRRARECAVQALYSWQLSHNDIADIEYQFLAEQDVKDVDINYFRELLAGVATNSAYLDGLMKPYLSRQLEELGQVEKAILRVSLYELSKRSDVPYKVAINEGIELAKVFGAEDSHKFVNGVLDKAAPQIRPNKK from the coding sequence GTGAAACCTGCTGCTCGTCGCCGCGCCCGTGAGTGTGCTGTCCAGGCGCTTTATTCCTGGCAGTTGTCCCATAATGACATTGCTGATATTGAATATCAGTTTCTCGCGGAACAGGATGTCAAAGACGTTGATATCAACTATTTCCGCGAGCTGCTGGCTGGCGTTGCGACCAACAGCGCATACCTTGACGGTCTGATGAAGCCTTACCTGTCGCGCCAGCTGGAAGAGCTGGGCCAGGTGGAAAAAGCTATCCTGCGCGTTTCTCTGTATGAACTGAGCAAGCGTAGCGATGTGCCATATAAAGTGGCCATCAACGAAGGTATTGAGCTGGCAAAAGTATTTGGCGCTGAAGACAGCCATAAGTTTGTTAACGGCGTGCTGGATAAAGCCGCTCCGCAAATCCGCCCCAACAAGAAATAA